Proteins encoded by one window of Akkermansia muciniphila ATCC BAA-835:
- a CDS encoding saccharopine dehydrogenase family protein, which produces MNTVLIIGAGGVGHVVANKCAQLPDIFQNIHLASRTKSKCDAVAEDVRSRTGVSITTHSVDADDVPATVALIREIKPQLLINVALPYQDLTLMEACLETGVNYLDTANYEPRDVAKFEYSWQWAYQEQFRKAGLFALLGSGFDPGVTNVFTAWALKHHFDEIHTLDIIDVNGGNHGKAFATNFNPEINIREVTAPCRHWEDGAFRETAPMSMHQSFTCPQEVGTYEIYRMYHEEMESLVKHIPTIRQAQFWMSFSPNYLKHLEVLQNVGMTRIDPVMYNGVEIIPLQFLKAVLPDPGDLGKTTRGKTCIGNVITGIKDGQFKAVYIYNICDHEQCFKEVGSQAISYTTGVPAMIGAEMILTGKWTGAGVFNMEQNDPDPFMDELNRRGLPWHCVELTEEQAKTLKVNQQ; this is translated from the coding sequence ATGAACACGGTTTTAATCATTGGAGCAGGCGGCGTTGGGCATGTGGTAGCCAACAAATGCGCCCAGCTGCCGGATATTTTTCAAAACATTCATCTGGCCTCCCGCACGAAGAGCAAATGCGATGCCGTTGCGGAGGACGTACGCTCCAGAACGGGCGTCAGCATCACTACCCATTCCGTAGATGCGGACGACGTGCCCGCCACCGTAGCCCTCATCCGGGAAATCAAGCCGCAGCTGCTGATCAACGTAGCCCTGCCCTACCAGGATCTCACCCTGATGGAAGCCTGCCTGGAAACCGGAGTCAACTACCTGGATACCGCCAACTATGAACCCCGTGACGTAGCCAAATTCGAATACTCCTGGCAATGGGCGTACCAGGAGCAATTCCGCAAAGCCGGGCTTTTTGCCCTGCTGGGTTCCGGCTTTGACCCAGGCGTCACCAATGTATTCACGGCATGGGCTCTCAAGCATCACTTTGACGAAATCCATACGCTGGACATCATTGACGTCAATGGCGGCAATCATGGCAAGGCCTTCGCCACCAACTTCAACCCGGAAATCAACATCCGGGAAGTAACGGCGCCCTGCCGCCACTGGGAAGACGGAGCCTTCCGGGAAACCGCTCCCATGAGCATGCACCAAAGTTTCACCTGCCCGCAGGAAGTGGGCACCTATGAAATCTACCGCATGTACCATGAAGAAATGGAAAGCCTGGTCAAGCACATCCCCACCATCCGCCAGGCTCAATTCTGGATGTCCTTCTCACCGAACTACCTCAAGCACCTGGAAGTGCTTCAGAACGTGGGTATGACCCGCATTGACCCGGTCATGTACAACGGAGTTGAAATCATCCCGCTGCAATTCCTCAAGGCCGTTCTGCCGGACCCCGGGGACCTGGGCAAGACGACCAGGGGAAAAACCTGCATCGGCAACGTCATCACCGGAATCAAGGACGGCCAATTCAAGGCTGTGTACATTTACAACATTTGCGACCATGAACAATGCTTTAAAGAAGTAGGTTCCCAGGCCATTTCCTATACCACAGGGGTTCCGGCCATGATCGGCGCGGAAATGATCCTTACGGGCAAATGGACTGGCGCAGGAGTCTTCAATATGGAACAAAATGATCCGGATCCCTTCATGGACGAGCTCAACAGGCGCGGCCTACCCTGGCACTGCGTGGAACTCACGGAAGAACAGGCCAAAACCCTGAAGGTCAACCAGCAATAA
- the ftsA gene encoding cell division protein FtsA translates to MAKTKIHVGLEIGTSKTCMVVGEVKPDATVTIIGVGEVPSEGVVRGEIEDTSKVIQCIYDAWNMAQDHADVDIMTVYLSVTGAHIVGQNNRGTFRLPPDESIISQEHMDEVTEIARDVALGPEQFVLHRVPGLFSVDGQENLTNPAGLTGRTLDIDCHIIHGIKSRITNSFRCVREVPLDIADVVFAPIATAQFVLNRQVKQAGALLIDMGAGTTDYVLYLDGQLVASGCVPLGGDHISNDITLMTGIPLAQAELLKKTEGDANSFSGKTNEMVRVRGEGHMKDAAIERNVLNEIIRSRLLEIFNLVKSSLPKDTFKGNRCHGVYLCGGASLMRGVGELASHVFGVAISRPTLVKNGAPSYLDDPRYCTAIGLIRYAQILDAELPQQRSWLGRMLGFFGKKNS, encoded by the coding sequence ATGGCTAAGACAAAAATTCACGTAGGGCTTGAGATAGGGACAAGCAAGACTTGCATGGTCGTAGGCGAAGTGAAGCCGGATGCGACCGTGACAATCATCGGCGTGGGTGAGGTTCCTAGCGAGGGCGTGGTTCGCGGAGAGATTGAAGACACTTCCAAGGTCATCCAGTGCATTTACGATGCGTGGAACATGGCCCAGGACCATGCGGACGTGGATATCATGACCGTCTATCTGTCCGTGACGGGAGCCCATATTGTGGGGCAGAACAACCGGGGGACGTTCCGTCTCCCCCCGGACGAAAGCATTATTTCCCAGGAGCATATGGACGAGGTGACGGAAATTGCCCGGGACGTCGCCCTGGGGCCGGAACAATTCGTCCTGCACCGCGTGCCCGGCCTCTTTTCCGTGGACGGGCAGGAGAACCTGACCAATCCCGCCGGATTGACCGGAAGAACCCTGGACATCGACTGCCATATCATCCACGGAATCAAATCCCGCATCACCAACTCCTTCCGTTGCGTGCGGGAAGTCCCGCTGGATATTGCGGATGTGGTTTTTGCCCCCATTGCCACGGCCCAGTTTGTGCTCAACAGGCAGGTCAAGCAGGCGGGCGCTCTGCTTATTGACATGGGAGCGGGCACGACGGACTATGTGCTTTACCTGGACGGCCAGCTTGTGGCCTCCGGATGCGTGCCGCTGGGCGGCGACCACATTTCCAATGACATCACGCTGATGACCGGCATTCCGCTGGCCCAGGCGGAGCTGCTCAAGAAAACGGAAGGGGACGCCAACAGCTTTTCCGGGAAAACCAACGAGATGGTGCGCGTGCGCGGAGAGGGGCATATGAAGGATGCCGCCATCGAACGCAACGTGCTGAATGAAATCATCCGTTCCCGTCTGTTGGAAATCTTCAATCTGGTCAAATCCTCCCTGCCCAAGGATACTTTCAAGGGCAACCGCTGCCACGGCGTGTACCTGTGCGGGGGCGCCAGCCTGATGCGCGGCGTGGGGGAACTGGCCTCCCACGTGTTCGGCGTGGCCATCAGCCGGCCTACGCTGGTCAAAAACGGAGCGCCTTCCTACCTGGACGATCCGCGCTACTGCACGGCCATAGGCCTGATACGGTATGCCCAGATTCTGGATGCCGAGCTGCCGCAACAGCGCAGCTGGCTGGGCCGGATGCTGGGTTTCTTCGGAAAGAAGAACTCCTGA
- a CDS encoding metallophosphoesterase family protein, translated as MFLLQPVLAEDTAPWKIAIIGDTHDSPKRMEGSEGVAVNFIKTLYGEILKHNVDMVVQVGDMADIEGSAPVKGLAKRKELNKILREKGIPFYAVRGNHESLPFRAEQFRELFLPTRKQGTKGLATRKLNYGIRHKNASLYFMDIDLTPDQLVDFSAWVKRNRSKANTVPRHCLVFTHRTLQTPMQFRECLWGRYNDSAAEQQNIFYRNLRDAGVRFVVTGHLHAHDLYMITSPDGQNTLTSLICAPAGNKVLPIPFLLPAKSRVKTLQYRSGITAYYILTIYPDSMTLDTYAAPNNGTTDEGPQSGEFNKLNSYTIPMD; from the coding sequence ATGTTCCTGCTTCAGCCGGTACTGGCGGAAGATACAGCCCCATGGAAAATAGCGATCATCGGCGATACGCACGACTCCCCCAAGCGTATGGAAGGAAGCGAGGGAGTAGCAGTCAACTTCATCAAAACCCTCTATGGGGAAATCCTGAAACACAACGTGGACATGGTCGTCCAGGTAGGGGACATGGCGGATATTGAAGGAAGCGCCCCCGTCAAGGGACTCGCCAAACGCAAGGAACTCAACAAAATTCTGAGAGAAAAAGGCATCCCCTTTTATGCCGTGCGCGGCAATCATGAATCCCTTCCTTTCCGGGCGGAACAATTCCGGGAACTCTTCCTGCCTACGCGGAAGCAGGGCACCAAAGGGCTGGCTACCAGAAAGTTGAACTACGGCATCCGCCATAAAAACGCTTCCCTGTATTTCATGGATATTGACCTCACCCCTGACCAGCTCGTGGACTTCAGTGCGTGGGTCAAACGCAACAGAAGCAAGGCCAACACCGTTCCGAGGCACTGCCTGGTCTTCACCCACCGCACCCTGCAGACGCCCATGCAATTCCGGGAATGCCTGTGGGGCCGTTACAACGACAGCGCGGCGGAACAGCAAAACATCTTTTACCGCAACCTCCGGGATGCCGGAGTGCGCTTCGTCGTCACCGGACACCTGCACGCCCATGACCTGTATATGATTACCTCCCCGGACGGACAAAACACCCTTACCTCCCTGATCTGCGCCCCTGCGGGGAACAAGGTTCTTCCCATCCCTTTTCTGCTGCCTGCAAAATCCCGGGTAAAAACCCTGCAATACCGCTCCGGCATTACGGCCTACTATATCCTGACCATTTACCCGGATTCCATGACCCTGGATACCTACGCCGCCCCCAATAACGGCACTACTGACGAAGGCCCCCAAAGCGGAGAGTTCAACAAATTGAACTCCTATACAATTCCGATGGATTAG
- a CDS encoding phospho-sugar mutase: protein MMYYSASMNILDESLMNAVKEGKLLESSRTNIRLLLDGTKSPIAREAVEELAAAGEWQELNDRFYKTLAFGTGGLRGRTIGSIVTRAEQGNGGVNGRPEYPCVGTACMNYFNVGRAMRGLIIYVKKHVEATDPGRKPRLVIGHDTRHFSRDFAEFCAKIGTDLGCDIYLFDSPRATPEISFAIRELHADSGVVLTASHNPSHDNGFKAYFNDGAQLVPPHDKAVIKEVNSLTSEEYEPLPEDRRGTLHVLDSSFDRIYMDRLKTVLLRPELFNRGGAKIVYSNLHGTGGHIIVPLLKELGCNVQTVAAQDVQDGRFPTVASPNPENPPALALAIEQADASGADIVIATDPDADRMGVAVRGEDGKMHLLTGNQIGSLLAWYRCMSMSELGIINDSNRSRAVMVKTFVTTGLQDAIGHHFGYEVVNVLTGFKYIAQKLGKYEQAIPAEKREGYRRMSEEQTRALRLEYSRYFVFGGEESYGYLAQDFVRDKDANSAAIIFAELAAYAESIGKSLLELLHELFEQFGVYLEMGKSLVMEGADGAARIAALAASYSSNPPTEVDGVTVSGIRDFSRGDLVDAEGDPIPAEKMIFVDLADGRSFAVRPSGTEPKIKYYLFGHGKPGAPVKEALTEVQASLDSLWAAVEKDAHSRS from the coding sequence ATGATGTACTATTCCGCCAGCATGAATATACTGGACGAATCCCTGATGAATGCCGTTAAAGAAGGGAAGCTTTTGGAGTCTTCCCGGACCAATATCCGCCTTCTGCTGGATGGAACCAAATCCCCCATAGCACGCGAGGCCGTAGAGGAACTGGCTGCCGCCGGGGAATGGCAGGAGTTGAACGACCGTTTTTACAAAACGCTGGCCTTCGGAACGGGGGGGCTGCGGGGACGCACCATCGGCAGCATCGTAACCCGGGCCGAGCAGGGGAACGGCGGCGTGAACGGCCGCCCGGAATATCCCTGCGTGGGAACCGCCTGCATGAACTACTTCAATGTTGGGCGGGCAATGCGGGGCCTGATTATTTATGTGAAAAAGCATGTGGAGGCTACGGACCCGGGCAGGAAGCCCCGCCTGGTCATCGGACACGACACGCGCCACTTTTCCCGTGACTTTGCCGAATTCTGCGCAAAAATCGGCACGGACCTGGGTTGTGACATTTACTTGTTCGACAGTCCTCGCGCCACGCCTGAAATCTCCTTTGCTATCCGGGAACTCCATGCGGATTCCGGTGTGGTGCTGACCGCCAGCCACAACCCCTCCCATGACAATGGTTTCAAGGCTTACTTCAATGATGGGGCCCAGCTTGTGCCTCCGCATGACAAGGCCGTGATCAAGGAGGTCAATTCCCTGACTTCCGAAGAATATGAGCCGTTGCCGGAAGACCGGCGCGGAACCCTTCATGTGCTGGATTCCTCCTTTGACCGTATTTACATGGACCGCTTGAAAACCGTGCTGCTCCGTCCGGAGCTTTTCAACAGGGGAGGGGCTAAGATCGTTTATTCCAACCTCCACGGGACGGGCGGCCATATCATCGTGCCCCTGTTGAAGGAACTGGGCTGCAACGTGCAGACCGTGGCGGCGCAGGATGTGCAGGACGGCCGTTTCCCGACGGTTGCTTCCCCCAACCCGGAAAATCCGCCGGCTCTGGCCCTGGCCATTGAACAGGCGGATGCTTCTGGGGCGGATATCGTCATCGCCACGGACCCGGATGCGGACCGCATGGGGGTGGCTGTGCGCGGGGAAGACGGCAAAATGCACCTGCTGACCGGCAACCAGATCGGCTCCCTGCTGGCGTGGTACCGCTGCATGAGCATGTCCGAGCTTGGCATCATCAATGACTCCAACCGTTCCCGTGCCGTGATGGTGAAAACCTTTGTAACGACGGGGCTTCAGGATGCCATCGGCCACCACTTCGGTTATGAAGTGGTCAACGTGCTCACGGGGTTCAAGTATATTGCCCAGAAACTCGGTAAATATGAACAGGCCATTCCGGCGGAAAAACGGGAAGGCTACCGCAGGATGAGCGAGGAACAAACGCGTGCCCTGCGCCTGGAATACAGCCGTTACTTTGTCTTCGGCGGGGAGGAAAGCTACGGCTACCTGGCCCAGGACTTTGTGCGGGACAAGGATGCCAACTCCGCCGCCATCATTTTTGCGGAATTGGCCGCTTATGCGGAAAGCATCGGCAAGAGCCTTCTAGAACTGCTGCATGAACTCTTTGAGCAGTTCGGTGTGTATTTGGAAATGGGCAAATCACTGGTGATGGAAGGCGCAGACGGCGCGGCCAGAATCGCCGCCCTTGCCGCCTCCTATTCCTCCAATCCTCCCACGGAAGTGGACGGCGTAACCGTCAGCGGCATCCGGGATTTTTCCAGAGGCGACCTGGTGGACGCGGAAGGCGATCCCATTCCGGCGGAAAAAATGATTTTTGTGGATCTGGCGGACGGCCGCAGTTTTGCGGTGCGCCCCTCCGGAACGGAACCCAAGATTAAATACTACCTCTTCGGGCACGGGAAACCGGGCGCCCCTGTGAAGGAAGCATTGACGGAGGTCCAGGCCTCCCTGGACTCCCTGTGGGCGGCTGTGGAGAAGGATGCCCACAGCCGTTCCTAG
- a CDS encoding cell division protein FtsZ, translated as MLEISPQGPSVLPGKICLCGIGAAGTKVMEEVLLLSPQPASVCAMNLDARLLNASAVPCKVHLGARLTRGLGSGGDASVGAQAACESESSILRALEGSALAVLVAGLGGGTGSGVAPEAARLAKEQGAYVVSVVIRPFRFEGERRAVQADEALSRLALYSDMVLRFDNDAMEGLIDPDRGVLEAFSVVNALIARAVLIVPSLLNSSGNLLRVGLDDLLSVAGTGKGICSFGVGEASADASVADILDQVRHSPLFLEKRLGEVDDVLVLVRGGASLTLQRLEALVDGVAEILGKGVRLHIGASVEQQTEDRLSLTVLGAVPVVETFDSPSVVLQREVASQTVLVPEEKSFLGEGKTIIQPAPPAPVDEPERHPEPDLSAPVPVPRRDERELEEELVPVKSVPGISDEEETLRESASVAQISETEAEPELESVPMPDIKELEEGLPPEEGEEERAGHGLFARVRPLILDGEDLDLPPALRKRKPDPS; from the coding sequence ATGCTGGAAATTTCTCCCCAGGGGCCGTCCGTCCTGCCCGGAAAAATCTGCCTGTGCGGCATAGGGGCCGCAGGCACCAAGGTAATGGAAGAAGTGTTGTTGCTGTCCCCTCAGCCAGCTTCCGTTTGTGCCATGAATCTTGATGCCCGGCTCTTGAACGCTTCAGCCGTTCCGTGCAAGGTCCATCTGGGCGCCAGGCTTACCAGAGGGCTCGGCTCCGGCGGAGACGCCTCCGTAGGAGCCCAGGCGGCCTGTGAAAGCGAGTCTTCCATTCTCCGTGCTCTGGAAGGCAGCGCCCTGGCTGTTCTTGTCGCCGGGCTGGGCGGGGGAACAGGGTCCGGCGTGGCTCCGGAAGCGGCCCGTCTGGCCAAGGAACAGGGGGCTTATGTCGTCAGCGTTGTCATCCGTCCCTTCAGGTTTGAAGGGGAACGGCGCGCTGTCCAGGCGGATGAAGCGCTGTCCCGCCTTGCCCTGTATTCCGACATGGTGCTGCGGTTTGACAATGACGCCATGGAAGGTCTCATAGACCCCGACAGGGGAGTGCTGGAAGCCTTTTCCGTAGTTAACGCCCTTATAGCCCGTGCCGTGCTTATTGTGCCGTCTCTGTTGAATTCTTCCGGAAACCTGCTCCGGGTGGGATTGGACGACCTGCTCAGCGTAGCCGGAACGGGAAAAGGAATTTGCTCCTTTGGCGTGGGTGAAGCGTCTGCGGATGCTTCCGTGGCGGACATATTGGATCAGGTCCGGCATTCCCCGCTCTTTCTGGAAAAACGTTTGGGGGAAGTGGATGATGTCCTGGTTCTGGTGCGCGGCGGAGCATCCCTGACACTGCAGCGCCTGGAAGCCCTGGTGGACGGGGTGGCGGAAATCCTGGGGAAGGGGGTGCGCCTCCACATCGGCGCTTCCGTGGAGCAGCAGACGGAAGACCGCCTGTCCCTGACCGTGCTGGGCGCCGTGCCTGTGGTAGAGACATTTGATTCCCCGTCTGTTGTGCTTCAGCGGGAAGTGGCATCGCAGACAGTGCTTGTACCGGAGGAAAAATCTTTTCTCGGAGAGGGGAAAACCATTATTCAGCCTGCACCTCCTGCCCCGGTTGACGAACCGGAACGGCATCCGGAGCCGGATCTTTCCGCCCCTGTTCCCGTCCCCAGGAGGGATGAACGTGAATTGGAAGAGGAACTGGTGCCCGTAAAGTCCGTTCCCGGGATTTCGGATGAAGAGGAGACGCTCCGGGAGTCCGCGTCTGTTGCGCAAATTTCCGAAACGGAGGCGGAGCCGGAATTGGAGTCAGTCCCGATGCCTGACATCAAGGAGCTGGAGGAAGGCTTGCCTCCGGAGGAAGGAGAGGAAGAGCGTGCGGGCCACGGCCTTTTTGCCCGTGTGCGCCCCCTCATTCTGGATGGGGAAGACCTGGATCTGCCTCCCGCACTGCGGAAAAGGAAACCGGATCCGAGCTGA
- a CDS encoding thioredoxin family protein yields MIKQILPIVVAACVAPCFAAEGWITDMDAAKKQAAEQKKDLMIEFTGSDWCPPCMQLRANVFSKPDFQKEAQKNFVLVELDYPRGKEQSKEMKAANEKLAQQYGVRGFPTVVFADASGKPFGGFVGGRSGDDVMKAMQDALKNKEALNAAEANVAKAATDEAKVAALMEVLKLAPQEYVDNFYGDVKAEIKKLDKDDKSGLKAADALSDQLKKERKDVRNYLAGKLTDKTTPAEALQVVKAYPDRDKLLPETQQELLMMEFGTYLNSTGDVDGAVLILDKVAELKPGTEAGMQAPRIKAGILANKDKIKAQIDAAKKAQGK; encoded by the coding sequence ATGATTAAACAAATTCTGCCAATTGTTGTTGCCGCCTGCGTCGCTCCCTGCTTTGCCGCGGAAGGGTGGATTACCGATATGGATGCCGCCAAAAAACAGGCCGCCGAACAGAAAAAGGATTTAATGATTGAGTTCACCGGTTCCGACTGGTGTCCTCCTTGCATGCAGCTCCGCGCCAACGTATTCAGCAAGCCTGACTTCCAGAAGGAAGCGCAGAAAAATTTCGTGCTGGTGGAGCTGGATTATCCGCGCGGCAAGGAACAGTCCAAGGAAATGAAAGCCGCCAATGAAAAGCTTGCCCAGCAGTACGGCGTGCGGGGATTCCCGACCGTTGTGTTTGCGGACGCTTCCGGCAAGCCTTTTGGGGGATTTGTTGGAGGGCGCTCCGGGGATGATGTCATGAAAGCCATGCAGGATGCCCTGAAGAACAAGGAAGCTCTTAATGCCGCGGAAGCGAATGTTGCCAAGGCTGCTACGGATGAAGCGAAAGTTGCCGCTCTGATGGAAGTGCTCAAGCTGGCTCCTCAGGAATATGTGGACAATTTTTATGGTGACGTGAAAGCGGAAATCAAGAAGCTGGACAAGGATGACAAGTCCGGCCTGAAAGCTGCAGACGCCCTCTCCGACCAGCTTAAAAAGGAACGGAAAGATGTTCGAAATTATCTTGCCGGCAAGCTGACGGACAAGACTACGCCTGCGGAAGCCCTTCAGGTGGTTAAGGCATATCCCGACCGCGACAAGCTTCTGCCGGAAACACAGCAGGAGTTGCTGATGATGGAGTTCGGGACCTACCTGAATTCCACCGGTGACGTGGACGGCGCCGTTCTGATTCTGGATAAGGTGGCCGAGTTGAAGCCGGGAACGGAAGCCGGAATGCAGGCCCCCCGCATCAAGGCCGGCATTCTTGCCAACAAGGATAAGATCAAGGCCCAGATTGACGCTGCCAAAAAGGCGCAGGGCAAATAA
- a CDS encoding DUF6056 family protein, producing MMSPRTSRVWFWALTAAALLYTALLSWWSPLTSDTYHHALTGMEHCFSFSLVWERCVASYMTWNPRIGEYLAFAVATAGKWLFMLLNPFVQVGLALMMFYLASGRRVDPRSWPDVRLFGLGLLLLFTCTARPGVTIYWLSGATNYSWGAAVWLGFLCLYRGFLDDAESGRKGDSGRNSGWGKFAAAAVLGFPAGMTNENNIPGTWLLLGALFVFVRLVRKEKLPLWFYAGLVFQVAGSLCMLLAPGISARMHSATPGCAEPLSGFWSRWEALPLLLFRMHEYLALPVLLGMAAAWVLWKSFRKDRNYFRAWKISLGIAAAYILASYAMALSFAAAVIPADHAMFSATLLFGVGVLVLLRMWYGIPSAMPRPQITVAVFLVLSGICVFSTLHDHLLLFRQHEKRVRLVLEQKKAGIQEIVVPPLSPPSPWCSFIFWVDLSQNPEDYVNRGAAMYYGVKSIRIF from the coding sequence ATGATGTCCCCCCGCACGTCCAGGGTGTGGTTTTGGGCGCTGACCGCAGCCGCCTTATTGTATACGGCGCTGCTCAGCTGGTGGAGTCCTCTCACTTCCGACACGTACCATCATGCCCTGACGGGCATGGAGCACTGCTTCTCTTTCAGCCTGGTCTGGGAGCGCTGCGTAGCCTCCTACATGACCTGGAATCCCAGAATCGGGGAATACCTGGCCTTTGCCGTAGCGACGGCGGGAAAATGGCTCTTCATGCTGCTCAACCCCTTTGTACAGGTCGGTCTTGCGCTGATGATGTTTTATCTGGCTTCCGGGCGCAGGGTGGATCCCCGTTCCTGGCCGGACGTGCGTCTGTTCGGATTGGGGCTTCTCCTGCTGTTCACGTGCACGGCCCGGCCCGGCGTCACGATTTACTGGCTCTCCGGCGCCACCAACTATTCCTGGGGCGCCGCCGTCTGGCTGGGCTTTCTGTGTCTGTACCGCGGTTTTCTGGACGACGCGGAATCCGGGAGAAAGGGAGATTCCGGAAGAAACAGTGGCTGGGGAAAGTTTGCCGCTGCGGCTGTTCTGGGATTTCCGGCAGGCATGACCAATGAAAACAATATTCCGGGAACCTGGCTTTTGCTGGGAGCCTTGTTTGTTTTTGTCCGCCTGGTGCGGAAGGAAAAACTTCCTTTGTGGTTTTATGCGGGCCTTGTGTTCCAGGTGGCAGGTTCCCTGTGCATGCTGCTTGCGCCCGGCATTTCCGCGCGGATGCATTCCGCCACTCCCGGCTGCGCGGAACCCCTTTCCGGTTTTTGGAGCAGATGGGAAGCTCTCCCTTTGCTCCTGTTCCGGATGCATGAATACCTGGCTCTTCCGGTGTTGCTGGGCATGGCGGCTGCCTGGGTTCTCTGGAAAAGTTTTCGCAAGGACCGGAACTATTTCCGGGCATGGAAAATTTCCCTTGGAATAGCGGCGGCATATATTCTGGCGTCTTATGCCATGGCTCTTTCTTTCGCCGCCGCCGTCATTCCGGCGGACCATGCCATGTTCTCCGCCACCCTGCTGTTCGGCGTCGGCGTGCTGGTTCTTCTTCGTATGTGGTACGGCATCCCTAGTGCCATGCCCCGTCCGCAGATAACTGTGGCCGTTTTTCTGGTGTTGTCCGGAATATGCGTTTTTTCAACCCTTCATGATCATCTGCTTCTGTTCCGGCAGCATGAAAAGCGCGTCCGCCTGGTTCTGGAGCAGAAAAAGGCCGGTATTCAGGAAATCGTTGTTCCTCCCCTCTCTCCTCCCTCCCCCTGGTGTTCTTTCATTTTCTGGGTAGACCTGTCGCAAAACCCGGAAGACTACGTCAACAGAGGCGCGGCGATGTATTATGGCGTGAAGAGCATCAGAATCTTTTAG